One Acidobacteriota bacterium genomic window carries:
- a CDS encoding HD domain-containing protein translates to MANVLVVAPNREQAKDMRSLLRLDGHHVAVERSVERWHGAEREMRPELVVAHSDSTSAILRHAGGQSRGFPAPLLFIHREEEFFNDTHLNDRLIDRIASPFTDVELLARVDALIRVKQVIQKDVAVRRAWDEPRSPNRSEAKASGGLMRRLGGLLNRRVPQSQLPLGPYLEVAARVADWADSRDAFEPGHAERVTTFCAMIADGLGLSPHEISCLLRAAMLHDIGKVALPLDILHHQGPLEDGQMRLMRTHTRRGAAILNALDPDPEVNDTILYHHERPDGTGYYERDANDVPRAAKVLAVAEVFDAMTSSKVTQTVDATQALGLLKKSRGISLDPDCVDALVDKLRPRPKVIPLVPCI, encoded by the coding sequence ATGGCAAACGTTCTGGTGGTGGCGCCCAATCGAGAGCAGGCCAAAGACATGCGCAGCCTGTTGAGGCTGGACGGTCACCATGTGGCCGTCGAGCGCTCGGTGGAGCGCTGGCACGGGGCCGAACGTGAGATGCGGCCCGAGTTGGTCGTGGCCCATTCCGATTCGACCTCGGCGATTCTCCGGCATGCCGGGGGGCAGAGCCGAGGGTTCCCTGCGCCGCTTCTCTTCATCCACCGCGAAGAGGAATTCTTCAATGACACCCATCTCAACGATCGGTTGATCGATCGGATCGCCAGCCCGTTCACCGATGTGGAGTTGTTGGCTCGGGTCGACGCCCTCATCCGGGTCAAACAGGTGATCCAGAAGGACGTGGCGGTCCGTCGTGCCTGGGACGAGCCCCGATCCCCGAATCGATCCGAGGCGAAGGCCTCCGGCGGACTGATGCGGCGTCTGGGTGGGCTTCTCAATCGACGGGTCCCGCAGTCGCAGTTACCTCTGGGGCCGTACCTCGAGGTTGCCGCGAGGGTCGCAGACTGGGCCGATAGCCGAGACGCCTTCGAGCCCGGCCACGCCGAGCGAGTGACGACCTTCTGCGCGATGATCGCGGATGGACTCGGTCTGAGTCCTCACGAGATCTCCTGTCTGCTGCGAGCTGCGATGTTGCACGATATCGGCAAGGTCGCACTCCCTCTGGATATCCTCCATCACCAGGGTCCCCTGGAGGACGGGCAGATGCGTCTAATGCGCACCCACACCCGCCGAGGTGCGGCCATCCTGAACGCACTCGATCCCGACCCCGAGGTGAACGATACGATCCTCTACCATCACGAACGACCGGATGGGACGGGTTACTACGAGCGTGACGCAAACGACGTCCCACGGGCGGCGAAGGTGCTGGCCGTCGCCGAGGTGTTTGACGCGATGACCAGCAGCAAGGTCACCCAGACGGTGGACGCCACTCAGGCGCTGGGGTTACTCAAGAAGAGTCGCGGAATCAGTCTCGACCCGGATTGTGTGGATGCGCTCGTCGACAAGCTGCGCCCGCGCCCGAAGGTGATTCCGCTGGTCCCCTGTATCTGA
- a CDS encoding alpha/beta fold hydrolase — MGRPPNDPTAYRPVWWLPGPHLQTVVPSLSRGRQVQSPGKPRVIAVSDASSVQVLDHRPVGRLRGTLILVHGMAGSADSAYMRRTANVALVAGWRVLRMNLRNCGGTEALASTFYNAGQSDDVGCVLRWLDSVAGSRPYVTAGFSLGGNVVLRHAAVPGDSPSPDAVVAVNPPVDLDRCATAIEAPPNRAYQWHYVRRLRNQLKQIALHRPLPVPLRSRREIGSVRRFDALYTAPDAGFPSAEAYYSHASADPVLSRLERPGAILSARNDPFVPWEMFEGRPWEGRLQVTLASSGGHCGFWQAGKPRFWAADWILDRAEGLVRRRA, encoded by the coding sequence GTGGGACGACCGCCGAACGACCCGACGGCCTATCGGCCGGTCTGGTGGCTTCCCGGTCCCCATCTTCAGACGGTCGTGCCCTCGCTATCACGGGGACGTCAGGTTCAGTCGCCCGGTAAACCTCGGGTGATCGCCGTCTCCGATGCCAGCTCGGTTCAGGTGCTGGACCACCGCCCCGTGGGCCGTCTGCGGGGAACGCTGATCCTCGTACACGGGATGGCCGGCTCGGCAGACTCCGCCTACATGCGTCGAACCGCCAACGTGGCCCTCGTCGCGGGCTGGCGCGTTCTGCGCATGAACCTGAGAAACTGTGGAGGCACCGAGGCTCTGGCGTCGACGTTCTACAACGCGGGCCAGAGCGATGATGTCGGCTGTGTGCTGCGCTGGCTCGATTCGGTCGCGGGGTCCCGGCCTTACGTCACGGCCGGTTTCTCTCTGGGCGGCAACGTCGTCTTGCGACACGCCGCCGTTCCAGGCGACAGTCCGTCGCCGGACGCGGTGGTCGCCGTCAACCCGCCCGTGGACCTGGACCGCTGCGCGACGGCCATCGAGGCACCTCCCAATCGGGCCTATCAGTGGCACTACGTTCGCCGTCTCCGCAATCAGCTGAAGCAGATCGCCCTGCATCGTCCGCTGCCCGTCCCGCTCCGTTCCCGGCGGGAGATCGGGTCGGTCCGACGATTTGACGCCCTCTACACCGCCCCCGACGCCGGTTTCCCGTCCGCCGAGGCGTACTACTCCCACGCCAGCGCGGATCCGGTCCTGAGTCGGCTGGAGCGGCCAGGGGCGATTCTGTCCGCCAGGAACGACCCGTTCGTGCCCTGGGAGATGTTCGAGGGCCGCCCCTGGGAAGGCCGGCTCCAGGTCACCCTGGCCTCGTCAGGGGGGCATTGCGGGTTCTGGCAGGCGGGAAAACCACGTTTCTGGGCGGCCGATTGGATCCTCGACCGGGCTGAGGGTCTCGTTCGACGACGGGCGTGA
- a CDS encoding VWA domain-containing protein produces the protein MGLHRPVAVLMIALVALSSVPAQEEPASTPQKTDVFERTTSRLVQIDVSVTGPADAIVDLAREDFQIFVQGKPIDHFTVDPICDVDEYLTANKNKKSPRRAPRATEPAPPEEIRSTAPIRAAATYLLYFDQHHLTMAGRQGSIDAAREILPDLLGDGDQGLIVSAGKNMATIVPLTDDLDRLLAGLDRLEADRDQWDPYPYQELSRINELMNVLQDISGQERAIALAREYQREEQWLSEKALRLFGFNLTRLTDLPHPKAVIYFADTMRANPGEHYISFFSSASRGANDTDRALQGMKQAMDQGAFGARNPFDRVLTEAAAHGVRVYTIEAQGLTSPDIMTGVGRSGVAPGNLTRTRRVVDAQNSLVSMAHETGGEAYLNGIRGRRIASDIRADISCMYLLSFDAGTLARDQPLPIVVHVSRKGVKPHHRGQIVVQSEESRKTGQLLAAFASPETTTAAQALRTSVIPIGFEDGRFVAMVQLSIPPSLLNGAVWDIGTSLVAREQVRADDSARITISGAGVPVIFETQFRFRPGPFELISVAHESTGDETLTGRYTGEWQSPGRSEVSLHAMTVLQPGNGLFLRDGKSRNGGSLVRDRKTFAQTERPTAVIGLICAGNAVKGPLTLTRHIAGDDKVPFPEMTIDVSDDRCVQFRDFIPPSTMTEGRFDYQVEVKDGKNHLIHEGSLPLYVAGDESDVRP, from the coding sequence ATGGGTTTGCACCGACCGGTGGCGGTCCTGATGATCGCCCTGGTCGCTCTATCCTCCGTTCCGGCCCAGGAGGAGCCCGCCTCCACCCCTCAGAAAACCGACGTTTTCGAGCGAACGACCTCCCGACTGGTTCAGATCGATGTCAGCGTCACCGGTCCGGCCGACGCCATCGTCGATCTTGCGCGCGAGGACTTCCAGATCTTCGTCCAGGGCAAACCCATCGACCATTTCACCGTGGACCCGATCTGCGATGTGGATGAATACCTGACCGCCAACAAGAACAAGAAGAGTCCACGCCGAGCGCCGAGAGCGACCGAGCCGGCACCGCCGGAAGAGATCCGTTCGACGGCGCCAATACGGGCCGCGGCGACCTATCTGCTCTACTTCGACCAACATCATCTGACCATGGCAGGTCGCCAGGGCTCGATCGACGCCGCCCGCGAGATCCTCCCTGATCTACTGGGAGACGGCGACCAGGGCCTGATCGTCTCTGCCGGAAAAAACATGGCGACGATCGTCCCGCTGACCGACGACCTCGATCGACTCCTCGCAGGGCTGGACCGACTGGAGGCGGACCGTGACCAGTGGGACCCGTACCCCTACCAGGAGCTCAGTCGGATCAACGAACTCATGAACGTCCTGCAAGACATCAGCGGCCAGGAGCGGGCGATCGCCCTTGCCCGCGAGTACCAGCGAGAGGAACAGTGGCTCAGCGAGAAAGCGCTACGGTTGTTCGGCTTCAACCTGACCCGGCTGACCGACCTACCCCACCCGAAGGCCGTCATCTATTTCGCCGACACGATGCGGGCCAATCCGGGCGAGCACTACATCAGCTTCTTCTCCAGCGCGAGCCGAGGGGCCAACGACACCGATCGCGCCTTGCAGGGCATGAAGCAGGCCATGGACCAGGGCGCCTTCGGAGCCCGCAACCCCTTCGACCGAGTCTTGACCGAGGCCGCGGCCCACGGGGTGCGTGTCTACACCATCGAGGCCCAGGGCCTGACCTCCCCCGACATCATGACCGGAGTGGGCAGGTCCGGCGTCGCGCCCGGCAACCTGACACGGACCCGACGGGTGGTCGACGCCCAGAATAGCCTTGTCTCCATGGCGCACGAGACCGGGGGCGAGGCCTACCTGAACGGAATTCGCGGAAGACGCATCGCGTCCGATATCCGTGCCGACATCTCGTGCATGTACCTCCTCAGCTTCGACGCCGGAACGCTGGCACGGGACCAACCACTGCCCATCGTCGTTCACGTCAGCCGAAAAGGTGTCAAGCCCCACCACCGCGGTCAGATCGTCGTTCAGAGCGAAGAGTCCCGAAAGACCGGCCAACTCCTGGCGGCGTTTGCCTCGCCTGAGACCACGACGGCCGCGCAGGCCCTTCGCACGTCCGTGATCCCGATCGGGTTTGAAGACGGTCGCTTCGTAGCAATGGTTCAGCTCTCCATCCCCCCGTCCTTGTTGAACGGAGCGGTCTGGGATATCGGCACTTCACTCGTCGCCCGGGAACAGGTGCGCGCGGACGACTCCGCACGGATCACCATCTCGGGAGCCGGCGTACCGGTTATCTTCGAGACCCAGTTCCGTTTTCGACCGGGCCCCTTCGAGCTGATCTCCGTGGCTCACGAATCCACCGGCGACGAGACCCTGACCGGTCGCTACACGGGCGAATGGCAATCCCCCGGGCGTTCGGAGGTTTCGCTACATGCGATGACCGTCTTACAGCCGGGTAATGGCCTGTTTCTTCGAGACGGCAAGTCCCGCAACGGTGGCTCGCTGGTTCGTGACCGTAAGACTTTCGCTCAGACCGAGCGGCCGACGGCGGTCATCGGACTTATCTGTGCCGGTAACGCCGTGAAGGGACCTCTCACCTTGACCCGACACATCGCCGGCGATGACAAGGTCCCGTTTCCGGAGATGACGATCGACGTCTCCGACGATCGTTGTGTCCAGTTCCGAGATTTCATCCCGCCTTCTACCATGACCGAGGGACGATTCGACTATCAGGTCGAGGTCAAAGATGGAAAGAACCATCTGATCCACGAGGGATCGTTGCCGCTCTACGTCGCAGGCGATGAATCGGACGTCCGTCCCTGA
- a CDS encoding SpoIIE family protein phosphatase, which yields MPFELVVHGSDKETRRVSMQGDVMSLGRAHTNDLSYPEDASLSRQHVSFTHDESGWWIEDLKSKNGTFLNDTRITTKHLLRPRDRIVAGHLAMTLVEEGEELSENFEFVQEAGVDINPDATVMTSLEGLISAEGTVPPEQQTSRPLAGEVLQRQIFQTSEVQVLIRAGRLLADRMPLEDLFPHVLGLSIEAVDAERGILLTLEGDSLVSRAVHGEGFRISTTVRDRVIKEKTSLLVRNLQQDEALKAQVSIFEQQIQTMMAVPLQTEDRVIGLIYLDSKSFVREFTPDDLNLLTVLANIAAIRIEHERFVELERREQVRTQDLQQAAIIQSGILPSEAPCLEGFDISGHNQASRTVGGDYYDYIPYENGRLGVTLADVAGKGMSAALVMTNLQAAVRILAERPCDLAEMMTRLDQSVYKNTPTNRFVTMFFAMFDAASRELNYCNAGHNSPLLLRESGEIETLDPQGTVLGVLPELGYQQARVTLQPGDLLAIFSDGVTEAESPDEEEYGDDRLAELLKRLRDESSANIVQEIVKDVDRFTNGAPPADDITVVIARCLK from the coding sequence ATGCCGTTCGAATTGGTCGTCCACGGGTCGGACAAAGAAACCCGCCGCGTCTCGATGCAAGGCGACGTCATGAGCCTGGGGCGTGCTCACACCAACGATCTCAGTTACCCGGAAGACGCAAGTCTCTCGCGGCAGCACGTCTCGTTCACTCATGACGAGAGTGGCTGGTGGATCGAGGACCTGAAGAGCAAGAACGGCACCTTCCTCAACGATACTCGGATCACCACCAAGCATTTGCTGCGACCTCGCGATCGCATCGTCGCCGGCCACCTGGCCATGACGCTTGTCGAGGAGGGGGAGGAACTCTCCGAGAACTTCGAGTTCGTGCAGGAGGCCGGCGTCGATATCAATCCCGACGCGACGGTCATGACCAGCCTCGAGGGTTTGATTTCCGCCGAGGGGACGGTCCCACCGGAACAGCAGACGTCGCGTCCTCTGGCGGGTGAGGTCTTGCAACGGCAGATCTTCCAGACCTCGGAAGTCCAGGTACTGATTCGTGCCGGTCGACTGCTGGCCGATCGAATGCCGCTCGAGGATCTGTTTCCCCATGTGTTGGGACTGTCGATCGAGGCGGTGGATGCCGAGCGTGGCATCCTCCTGACCCTTGAGGGTGACAGTCTCGTGAGTCGCGCGGTCCACGGCGAGGGGTTTCGCATCAGCACCACGGTTCGCGATCGCGTGATCAAGGAAAAGACCTCGCTTCTGGTTCGGAACCTTCAGCAGGACGAGGCGTTGAAGGCCCAGGTCAGTATCTTCGAGCAGCAGATTCAGACCATGATGGCGGTGCCGCTTCAGACAGAGGATCGAGTGATCGGTCTGATCTACCTCGATTCCAAGTCATTCGTCAGGGAGTTCACACCCGACGATCTCAACCTGCTGACGGTGCTCGCCAACATCGCGGCCATTCGAATCGAGCACGAGCGATTCGTCGAGCTGGAACGACGCGAGCAGGTTCGTACCCAGGACCTCCAGCAGGCGGCCATTATCCAGAGCGGAATCCTACCGAGTGAGGCGCCGTGTCTGGAAGGATTCGATATTTCGGGTCACAACCAGGCCTCCCGCACGGTTGGCGGTGATTATTACGATTACATCCCCTACGAGAATGGCCGGCTGGGCGTCACGTTGGCGGATGTCGCGGGGAAGGGGATGTCGGCCGCGTTGGTGATGACCAATCTGCAGGCCGCGGTCCGGATCCTGGCGGAACGCCCGTGTGACCTCGCGGAGATGATGACCCGACTCGACCAGAGTGTTTACAAGAACACCCCGACCAATCGATTCGTGACGATGTTCTTCGCGATGTTCGATGCCGCAAGCCGCGAACTGAATTACTGCAACGCAGGTCACAACTCGCCGCTGTTACTGCGCGAGTCCGGCGAGATCGAGACCCTCGATCCCCAGGGTACGGTCCTGGGCGTTCTGCCTGAGCTCGGCTATCAGCAGGCGCGCGTGACCCTCCAGCCCGGTGACCTGCTGGCGATCTTCTCCGATGGCGTGACGGAAGCCGAGTCGCCCGACGAGGAGGAGTACGGCGACGATCGTCTCGCAGAGCTGCTGAAGCGTCTCCGCGACGAGTCCTCTGCCAATATCGTCCAGGAGATCGTAAAGGATGTCGATCGTTTTACGAACGGTGCCCCTCCCGCGGATGACATCACCGTCGTCATTGCCCGCTGCCTGAAGTAG
- a CDS encoding SDR family NAD(P)-dependent oxidoreductase, which produces MESLQDRTVWVTGASSGIGQACAGLFAAEGCRLLVVARRRERLETLQNEWTQLGAPEVRIESLDVRDPEGVQARLGSLPAAWATPEVLINNAGLSRGLAGLQDGEIRDWEEMIDTNVKGLLYVDRVAAPKMVAAGRGTIVHIGSIAGRQVYPGGNVYCASKYAVRAITDGLRIDLLGSGVRVTSVDPGLVETEFSEVRFRGDLEKAKKVYDGLQVLTAEDVAEVVLFAATRPPHVVLAESLVLPLCQAAATHIHRE; this is translated from the coding sequence ATGGAATCGCTCCAAGATCGCACCGTCTGGGTGACGGGTGCCTCGTCCGGCATCGGCCAGGCCTGTGCCGGACTCTTCGCCGCGGAAGGCTGCAGACTCCTGGTGGTCGCGCGTCGTCGGGAACGACTCGAGACGCTTCAGAATGAGTGGACCCAACTCGGCGCGCCGGAAGTCCGCATCGAGAGTCTCGATGTCCGGGATCCAGAGGGGGTGCAGGCCCGTCTCGGTTCGCTGCCTGCTGCCTGGGCAACGCCCGAGGTCCTGATCAACAACGCCGGACTGAGTCGCGGTCTGGCAGGCCTACAGGACGGCGAGATTCGCGACTGGGAAGAGATGATCGACACGAACGTGAAGGGTCTGCTCTACGTCGATCGGGTTGCCGCTCCGAAGATGGTCGCCGCAGGTCGCGGCACGATCGTCCACATCGGCTCGATCGCGGGACGACAGGTCTACCCCGGTGGCAATGTCTACTGCGCTTCGAAGTATGCCGTCCGGGCGATCACCGACGGGCTCCGCATCGATCTTCTCGGCAGCGGCGTTCGAGTCACAAGCGTCGACCCCGGTCTCGTGGAGACGGAGTTCAGCGAAGTCCGTTTTCGAGGGGACCTCGAGAAGGCGAAGAAGGTCTATGACGGGCTCCAGGTGTTGACGGCGGAGGATGTGGCGGAAGTGGTCCTGTTCGCCGCAACCCGTCCGCCACACGTGGTCCTGGCCGAGTCTCTGGTTCTTCCACTCTGTCAGGCGGCGGCCACCCATATTCACCGGGAATAG